One genomic window of Pirellulales bacterium includes the following:
- a CDS encoding sodium:proton antiporter translates to MASTNHPQAPTSATGTAFTRPASSTGVMIAAGVIIACYAFWLLAGGPQHATSLIVDEMHATAAAATAEPASPTVGQQAEHTPPPLYMVIPFVLMLAAIAILPLLHGAKHWWESNLHRFYVAGGLAALTVLYYGLAHQFPIIGHFPARHVSPFTPEEFLHWGTVGNLLANAMLNEYVPFIILLMCLYTISGGIRIEGDLPAHPATNTAFLAIGALLASLIGTTGAAMVLIRPLLETNRQRKHVAHTVVLFTFVVCNCGGCLLPLGDPPLFLGYLQGVPFLWTLSLWKEWLFINGCLLAIYWAWDRYYVYPREEARDIVRDEAQVHRLRFAGWQLNGLLLLGVILAVAFLDPSKAFPGTNWHPWLYLREVVQLGLLALSLLLGSAHTRKMNDFNFAAIIEVAVLFFGIFICMQPALQILNARGAELGLNTPYKFFWASGTLSSFLDNAPTYLVYFEAANAMTTAPGHGILALQSGHFIREDLLAAISLGAVMMGSMTYIGNGPNFMVKSIAESWGVRMPSFFGYMVYSCVILLPLLVLLNLLFL, encoded by the coding sequence ATGGCCAGCACCAACCACCCGCAAGCTCCGACTTCCGCTACAGGAACGGCATTTACACGGCCGGCTTCCTCGACGGGCGTGATGATTGCCGCCGGCGTCATCATCGCTTGTTACGCTTTCTGGCTGCTAGCCGGCGGGCCGCAGCATGCGACGAGCTTAATCGTGGACGAAATGCATGCCACGGCGGCAGCCGCTACGGCTGAGCCAGCAAGCCCCACCGTGGGGCAACAGGCGGAACACACCCCGCCGCCGTTGTACATGGTGATTCCGTTCGTGCTCATGCTGGCTGCGATTGCGATTCTTCCGCTGCTGCATGGGGCCAAGCATTGGTGGGAAAGCAATTTGCACCGCTTTTACGTGGCCGGTGGGCTGGCAGCCCTGACGGTGCTGTATTACGGATTGGCGCATCAGTTCCCCATCATTGGCCACTTTCCCGCACGCCATGTTTCGCCATTTACCCCGGAAGAATTCCTCCATTGGGGCACAGTCGGCAACTTGTTGGCCAACGCGATGCTGAATGAATATGTTCCATTCATCATTCTGCTGATGTGTTTATACACCATCAGCGGCGGCATTCGCATCGAGGGGGATTTACCGGCACATCCGGCAACCAACACGGCTTTTTTGGCGATTGGCGCCCTGTTGGCGAGCCTGATTGGCACCACCGGCGCGGCCATGGTTTTAATTCGCCCGCTGCTGGAAACGAATCGCCAGCGTAAGCATGTGGCTCATACCGTCGTGCTGTTCACCTTTGTCGTATGCAACTGCGGCGGATGTTTGCTGCCGCTGGGCGACCCCCCGCTGTTCCTGGGCTACCTGCAAGGCGTGCCGTTTTTGTGGACGCTGAGCTTGTGGAAAGAATGGCTCTTCATCAACGGCTGCCTGCTGGCCATTTATTGGGCCTGGGACCGGTACTATGTCTATCCGCGAGAAGAAGCCCGCGATATTGTCCGCGACGAAGCCCAGGTTCATCGCTTGCGCTTCGCCGGCTGGCAACTGAATGGGCTCCTGCTGTTGGGCGTCATTCTGGCCGTGGCGTTCCTCGACCCTAGCAAAGCTTTCCCCGGCACCAATTGGCATCCTTGGCTTTATTTGCGCGAGGTTGTGCAGTTGGGACTGTTGGCTTTATCGCTACTGCTCGGCTCGGCCCATACGCGGAAGATGAACGATTTCAATTTCGCGGCCATCATCGAAGTGGCCGTGTTGTTCTTCGGCATTTTCATTTGCATGCAGCCGGCGCTGCAAATTCTGAACGCCCGGGGGGCCGAGCTCGGCTTGAACACTCCGTACAAATTCTTTTGGGCCAGCGGCACGCTGTCGTCGTTCCTGGACAACGCGCCCACCTATTTGGTGTATTTCGAAGCCGCCAATGCCATGACGACCGCCCCCGGCCATGGCATATTGGCGCTGCAAAGCGGACATTTCATCCGCGAAGATCTGCTGGCCGCCATCAGCCTTGGCGCCGTTATGATGGGCAGCATGACCTACATTGGCAACGGGCCCAATTTCATGGTTAAATCGATCGCCGAATCCTGGGGCGTGCGTATGCCTAGCTTCTTCGGCTACATGGTTTATAGCTGCGTCATTCTCTTGCCGCTTTTGGTGTTGCTAAACCTGCTATTTTTGTAG